The Gloeobacter violaceus PCC 7421 DNA window GAAGATTGTTGGCTGGGGGTTTGCTGGGTTTGGCACGAGGGTCTGTGGAGCGAGAGGCGGAACCCCCTTCGGGTTCCCCTCTCGCGCTCTCCCCCTCCCCGCGTCGAGGGGCTGCCAGCCCCCCGACACCCCCCGGACTTATCGGCACGGTGGGCATGAGAATTGGTGGGTGGGACGGGCTTATTCTTCCAGTGCGTGCACGACGCGTGTCGACTGCGGCGAAGAGGCTTGCTCGCCGTTGGGCTGCGATTGTGTTGGGAAGTTAAGCCGTTCAAGGGACGTGACAACCTGATGGTCAATGGTTTGCCCCTGGCACCCTTTTTTTCAGTTCCGTTCGCACAGAAAAACGTGCTGAAACGCTCCAGCGGCTGCAACCGGTGCAGCGAAAAACCGGGAGGTTTGTCCTGGGGCATGCCGCTGGAGTCGATAACTGCGCCTATCATGGCCCAAAGGGCGGCGGTATAGAGCCATGAATTTTTTCGACAAACTGGACAAGGCCATCGCGCAGCAAGGCAGTCTGCTGTTTGTCGGCCTCGATCCCAACCCCGAGATGCTGCCCGAGCGCTACGGCCGGACCGCGTCGATTGCTGCTTTGCGCGACTGGATGCGCGCCCTCGTCGAGCAGACCGCCGCTTCTATCTGCGCCTTCAAACCGACCCTCGGTTTCTATCAGGCCCTCGGTCCGGCCGGGATCGACCTGTTGCTGGAGGTGCTCGAGTGGATCCCGCCGCACCTGCCGGTCATTTTGGATGCCAAACACGGCGATCTCAACACCGGTACGCAGCTCGCGCGCACGTTCTTTGAGGACTGGGGGGTCGATGCGGTCACCATCAATCCCTTTGCCGGTCAGGATGCGGTGGCGCCGTTTTTGCTCTACCCGCGCAAAGGGGTATTCGTCCTCTGCCACACCGCCAATCCGGCGGCCCAGGCGATGCAAGCGCACCCGGGCCAGCAACCGCCGCTGTATCAACAGGTGGTCCGCGAGGCGAGGGGTTGGGGTCTGCCCGAACAACTGGGCCTGGAGGTGGGTACGGTCCGGCCGGAGATCCTGGCGCGCGTGCGCGCCGCCGCACCCGAGCGGCTCATCATGGTGCGCAGCCTCTGGGCCGCACCGCCGGGGGCGCTCGCGTCGATGCTCGCCGCCGGCCTCGATGCAGCGGGGGCCGGTTTGCTGGTGCCGGTGCCCCAGGAGTGTCTGGGGGCAGACACTCCTGGCCTCAGCGTCGCAGCGCTGCGCTGCGAAATTGAAGCGATCCGGACTGTCCCCGGGGATGTACCGAGCAGCTGCACCCTCTGGCAACCGGATGTCTGCCTCATCGAAACCGATCGGCTCCTGGATCTGGCCTTGCAGCTGTTCGACACCGGCTGTATTCTCTTCGGCGAGTACGTCCAGGCCAGCGGTGCGGTGTTTCCGTACTACATCGATCTCAGGCGGATTATCTCCAACCCGCAGCTCTTTCAGCAGGTGCTGCTCGCCTACGCGGAAATCTTGAGCACCCTGTCCTTCGATCGCATCGCAGGAATTCCCTACGGCTCGCTGCCCACCGCCACCGGACTGGCGCTTCACCTCAACCGGCCGCTGATCTTCCCGCGCAAGGAAGTCAAAGCCCACGGCACCCGGCGGGCGATCGAGGGCACCTTCTATCCGGGCGAAACGGTCGTGGTGATCGACGACATCTTGATCACCGGCAACAGCGCCGTAGAAGGGGCGCGCAAGCTCCAGTCCGTCGGATTGGTGGTCCGCGATATCGTCGTGCTCATCGAGCACGGTCCTGAGGCGAGCGCCTTTTTGCAATCGCAAGGGTACAATGCCTACGCCGTACTGCCCTTTGAACGTATCGCCCGCACTCTGCATCAGGCTGGACGTATCGACGACAGCCAGTACGCCGCCCTCGGCGAAGACAAGCTTGCGAGCGCGAGTTGAGCCGCCTCAGGCCAACTTTTGCAACGCAGGCTCGGTCCTTTGCGATGGTGCGAGGCCCTGCTCGCTGCGTTGCCAGGCTCGCCAGTAGGCGCCCAAACGCCGCACAAAGGCGCCGGGCGTCTCGGCGTAGAGCTTGATCCCCAGGGGCTTTGCCAACCGCTGCAACTCGGTGCGCCGCCGATCGATGTCACTCAGCAGCCAGGCTCCCTCGGCGGCATAATCGACGGGGATTTGCTTTGCGACGGTCTCATAGAGGACTGCCAGGTCGTGGTCGTCCCCCAGGTAGTCGGCCAGTTGATGGGCCTGGGTGGCGCAGGGCGCCAGCAATTCCGGCCAGAGCGGGGTGAGCACCTCGTACTGGTGCCAGAGATCTTTGACGCGTTTGCGCCAGGTGTGAAAGTGCTCCGGGTCGGGATCGGCAAAGGCGGCCTTCATCGCCCGGCGACCTTCGCGGTAGACCCACAGCAGACCGTCCTCGAGAAGCTTGAATCCCTCGCGCTCCAGCGGCCAGTCTGCAAGCCGCTCTTGTAGGCCGACCAGAGCCACGACAACGTCGGTAACGGCCGTGCGGTCAAGTTGGGTGCTCGCAGCATTGCGGTCGATGGCGTCCGCGAGGGCGTCAAACAAACCGTCGGGCAATGGCCCTACCTGGTCCTTGCGCACCTTGGCCAGCGTCTGGGTAAGCACGTGGGCGTCGCGCGCCTCGGAGAGCGCCCGTCCGGCCTGCTGAACGACCCGGTCTTCGCCTTTGTACCTGCCCGCTCCCAACTCGGCGCGCACTAGGCGCAGCAGTGCGCGCAACCGCTTGAACAGCTTGCGGGCGGAGTGCACGGCTGCTTCGGGTTGCTCGTCGTACCGGGTGCCCAACAGTTCGAGCGCTTCGGCAATCTGCTCACGGACAATGCGCCGAATTTCTTGCGCAACCGGTTGCGAAGCCGACAGTTCAAATGGCATCTTTGCCTTCCTTGCGTGTACCAATACTCCAAGTTAGCCCACCGCCAGGCCAATCACCGCCACCATCGAAGGCGCGTTAGCGCACCAGCCGCAGAGCGCTCCACACTGCAGCACTGCCTACAACGGCAAATAAAATGCTCGTCATCAAGGGAAAGTAAAGCGTCACTCCGCCGCCGCTGTAGACGACGTCCCCCGGCAACCGCCCGAGCGGCTCGGGCACATGCTGCCGAGCGGCGGGCCAAAGCGAGCCGGCAAAGGCGGTACCCACAACCCCGGCCAAGAATAGCAGCAATCCCAACCCTTCAGCCATGCACAAGCCTTGCCATCGACGACATGTTCCCCAGCGGGGCACTCTTTTGTTGTAGTCGTATCAGTCCCGACAATCCATCGACCAAAAGACACAAGCAATCCGTTCCAGGGGCGGACTTCAGCAAAACGCCCACGGGCGCCTACGGTTGCAACGCAAATTCTTTGCAGACTTGCCAGCGCCCACCCCCATGCATCAGCAGGGTTAGACGGTGCACCGCAAATTCCATGGACAACGGCCGGTCTTTAAATTGAGGCCAGGCGCGCGCAAAGTTTTCCTGCGTTAAATCCCGAAAAGCAACGGTCATGTGGGGAACATAACGCCGGGAGCGCGACCTCTCGACGACGCCCAGCACCCGCTCGAATCGCTCCGCAAGGGAGATCTGCAAAGCTTCGAGGGCTGCATTGGCTACCACATCGATATAGATGACCCGCGGCGGGAAAGCCGCAAATCCCGACAATGCCACAACAAAACGGGGCTGCTTGTCGGCGAAATTCAGCAGACAATCCTCAAGCCACTCCCGCTCCGCAGCGGGCCACTCGAAAGGCGGCTGCAACGTAATATGCGGTGGCGATCTCAGCGCGCCGCAACTGGCAAAATGGTCGGCAAAAATCTGCTGGATGCGCTCGACTTCCTGGGCAATTACCCCTGGAGGCAGCACCGCCACGAAATAGCGATCGTGCTCCCCGGCGCCCCCCCGGACTCCAGAAGCGCCCGCCTTCGCCATTTCAGGCTTCTTTGCCCTCACCGCGCAGCTTGAGGACACCAAAACCGATGGCCATACCCACCAGCGTCAGTACGAAAACCAACCCTGCTACAAAAAAGATCTCGCCCGTCATCGCCTCGGCTCCCTCGTTGTTGGTGCTTTTGTACCAAATTGCCAAGATCCTACGCAACAGCAGCCCAAATGCACACAAAACTTCACGCATTTGTAGCGATAGCAACGCAGTTTAGCCGCACCAGTGGTAATCTGACTGCAGAATTTCTTTACAACAAGTTATGAGCAGCGCCCCAAAACAGACTATCGCTCCGCATGGCGGAACGCTCATCAACCAGGTGGCCACCGCTGAGCAACGGCAGAAGTATCAGGACGGCGCCGGGGGCTTTAAGCGCGTTCGCATCGACGATCGGGCCGTCTCGGATCTGGAGTTGATCGCCATCGGCGGTTTCTCGCCCCTGACCGGCTTCATGGGCAGCGAAGATTACCATTCGGTGGTCGAGAAGATGCGCCTGACCAGCGGCGTGGTCTGGTCGATCCCGATTACGCTGCCGGTGAGCGCCGAGGTGGCCGAGACGCTCGAAATTGGCG harbors:
- a CDS encoding bifunctional orotidine-5'-phosphate decarboxylase/orotate phosphoribosyltransferase; this encodes MNFFDKLDKAIAQQGSLLFVGLDPNPEMLPERYGRTASIAALRDWMRALVEQTAASICAFKPTLGFYQALGPAGIDLLLEVLEWIPPHLPVILDAKHGDLNTGTQLARTFFEDWGVDAVTINPFAGQDAVAPFLLYPRKGVFVLCHTANPAAQAMQAHPGQQPPLYQQVVREARGWGLPEQLGLEVGTVRPEILARVRAAAPERLIMVRSLWAAPPGALASMLAAGLDAAGAGLLVPVPQECLGADTPGLSVAALRCEIEAIRTVPGDVPSSCTLWQPDVCLIETDRLLDLALQLFDTGCILFGEYVQASGAVFPYYIDLRRIISNPQLFQQVLLAYAEILSTLSFDRIAGIPYGSLPTATGLALHLNRPLIFPRKEVKAHGTRRAIEGTFYPGETVVVIDDILITGNSAVEGARKLQSVGLVVRDIVVLIEHGPEASAFLQSQGYNAYAVLPFERIARTLHQAGRIDDSQYAALGEDKLASAS
- a CDS encoding CHAD domain-containing protein; amino-acid sequence: MPFELSASQPVAQEIRRIVREQIAEALELLGTRYDEQPEAAVHSARKLFKRLRALLRLVRAELGAGRYKGEDRVVQQAGRALSEARDAHVLTQTLAKVRKDQVGPLPDGLFDALADAIDRNAASTQLDRTAVTDVVVALVGLQERLADWPLEREGFKLLEDGLLWVYREGRRAMKAAFADPDPEHFHTWRKRVKDLWHQYEVLTPLWPELLAPCATQAHQLADYLGDDHDLAVLYETVAKQIPVDYAAEGAWLLSDIDRRRTELQRLAKPLGIKLYAETPGAFVRRLGAYWRAWQRSEQGLAPSQRTEPALQKLA
- a CDS encoding DUF2905 domain-containing protein; the protein is MAEGLGLLLFLAGVVGTAFAGSLWPAARQHVPEPLGRLPGDVVYSGGGVTLYFPLMTSILFAVVGSAAVWSALRLVR
- a CDS encoding 2'-5' RNA ligase family protein; the protein is MAKAGASGVRGGAGEHDRYFVAVLPPGVIAQEVERIQQIFADHFASCGALRSPPHITLQPPFEWPAAEREWLEDCLLNFADKQPRFVVALSGFAAFPPRVIYIDVVANAALEALQISLAERFERVLGVVERSRSRRYVPHMTVAFRDLTQENFARAWPQFKDRPLSMEFAVHRLTLLMHGGGRWQVCKEFALQP
- a CDS encoding cytochrome b6-f complex subunit PetM, with protein sequence MRRILAIWYKSTNNEGAEAMTGEIFFVAGLVFVLTLVGMAIGFGVLKLRGEGKEA